ATATGAAGTTGAGATAGCAGGAAACCTGCAAATTTTGCCCTTATTATGATTAGCGAAATTCGAGGCGTTATATTGTTGGTGTTGTTCGAAATGGTGATGATGATGTGTGATTTAGCCATTGGGAAAGCGATCTCTGGATGATGATTGTTTTGATGACTCACTATGTAAGCGACCGCACAGTATGCTGTTTTGGAGGCATCCGTGGAGATGTGTAGGTCGTATTTCGTGTCATACGTAGAAGTGTGGgcaatttttcttggaaatcgaattttttgaattgtcCATTCCTGAGAGAGTTCTGGTGGTAGTACTGTATCCCATGAGAACTGAATTTTCCACAGTTTCTGAACGAAAGCTTTGGCAATGGCAATGAGTGTTGACGGAGACACCCATCCAAGTGGATCGTATATGCTTGCTACGTGCTtgagaacttttctttttgtccacGTTGTGTTTATTTCTGGCGATTTAGGCATTGACAAGATGAGTTGGTCGGTTTCGGTATTCCATTGAATGCCAAATATCTTCGAGATTTTGTCGACTGGTGCACCTTCAACCTTTTCCAGAAACTTGTTGAATGACATGGTGGTGGTAGTACTGTATCCCATGAGAACTGAATTTTCCACAGTTTCTGAACGAAAGCTTTGGCAATGGCAATGAGTGTTGATCACGTCACGTCACGTCACGTCACATCACGATCAAAAgtccaatcatgaatcgtaaagaaaaatacatcGCTGTGatcaacgagctggcgccatatcaagacctttgtgggttttgacctacggggtcagaggcggaggcatcgttactagttactactagcggcgcaactctaactGGTGGTCCTTTAACATCACCattttgtggctatcaaggtgagcgctatggtggactgcttttctgacgtcgcatttgaataatctgtttgctaagtcatatcttgtgggatggcgaggcgtttgagagagtaaaTTACACGtgcatttgatttttccaggctctgaagaaggcgacgatgctgaaacgttagccagaataaagatcaataacaatcttggttctgcttaaaaagaagtacacaatcaaactctacgattcCAAGATTCGAAGAAAGTAGAACTTGGAACTTAACTGACATGTTATTGCTGGCAAATTCTCGAGCATTCATACCTGCACCTCTGAATATTTCTTTCGCTTCCTCCTATACTTGTTCAGCATCGTCGCTGTCTGCTGCTTCAAGGAAGTGGTTGTCTGCGTAAGTATTACGCAGGATTTTTCGAGCTAGAGGAGTAGCGAAGTTGCTATTCTTGCAAGAAGAAATGATGAAGTAATGGGGCCGAAAGGCACCCTTTGAAGACATGGGTGACGATTTTGTTTTCCTGCACTCTTAGATTAGGATCTCGGAACCATAGGAACCGAATGTaatgtcttctttcttcttctagtCCGACCATGAGGAGTGCTTTCTCAATACCTCCAGTGAGTAGAATTTTCATAAAGCGGATTCGAAGAAGAATACCTACTTTGCGTCCTCTCAGAGTGGACAAATAGAGCTCATTCGTTGGAGGCGACTTCAAACCGCCTCCATTGAGCCTCCATTACTTGCTTGGAGATCTTCGGCCAGACCGATATGCGTGATACAAGAACGTCATGAGTCAGTCGCGGGACAGCAGGAACAGGGAGTCCGTACCCTGAATCCATCCGCGTCTTAGGGCAAGAACGAGGACGCAGCTGTAATCACTCTAGTAAAAAAGATCCGTAGGGAAAATCcaacaacagaacaaaaagCCTTCCTTAAAGTGCCTCTTGATTCCACAGATGGAAAAAGGACTGCCACTCCGACGTTTTCAATTCCCTTaaacgttttctttctgtatgACAATAAGCGAAAACCGAGGCCAAAGTTCGATAAGAAATTAGGAGTTCGAATTTTCGATTAGGAGTGAATTTACGTAATTTTTTTGCACGAGAAAGTACGTATAAGTTGTCGTTCTACTTTGTTGTGTACGTTGGAGTCTGTCGACCATCTAAGAGCAAACTGATGAAAATTGCTGATAGGTTGTCTAAGGCTAGAATTGTAACATATTTAGTAACAACATAAGTCCTTGAATAAGCAGCGCTACAtcatgatttaattttttatccgCCGATAAATTATTGAAGCTTCTAACTAGGAAAGGAAGCAGGCAAACTGAGCAAGATTGTTAAAATCAAAACAAGTTCATGCTTAATTCGGTAGAATGTGACCCCAAGTAATATTGAGTTGATGAAAAAGTCCAGGAAAGTAGTCTATCCtgaaatttcatgtttttgttaCAATGAGGTCTCATTCAATGACATAGCTTCCATCATTGTTTATAACATGCGTCCAACGATGTGTCAGCTTTCCGATTCCATAGATGCACTGTAACGGTGAGAGTAAAAGAACTAGGTGACCCCAATTTTGAGTCCTCACCATAACTGAATTGCTTTTCTGCTAAAGTGATGTTTTAGGGCACGAAGCAGAAAGGAGTTGGAAGCGCTTTCAGCGTTTCTGGCGAATACAGTCGGTCAGCTTCTGAACTTGAGCAGCTTACACCTTCCGTCCATTGTAGATCTGGATCCAGCAGGAGTTCTAAATAGATAGTTCACTATCCACCAACAACAAGGCAGAATTCTCATGCGGAGTATTGCACTTCTgagatatttttgattttgatcgtAAAGAGGGTTAAGGATGGTTTTCTGGTTGAGTGTAGATGACAATTCGCTAGAAGTGAGATTGGGGTTCGCTTTCAAAACAACGCGCACAGTCAAGGCAGTGAGACACCGAGAACGAGGTCGGCCTTCGTACAATATTTCCCCTGATCAGAAGCGTGGATACCAATCGTGACTTTGGCTTGTAAGATGATGGATTCATTGTGCGACACCGGGAACCGCTAATTGCATGTGAAGCCTCATAGTATTGGATGGCGTGGTGAATGGGGTGGCGATGTAGCAAATAACACGGCAAAACTACTGACAAGGAGTATAGTTGCACTGCCGTGAACATACTAATTTGTTGTTAGAATtaacgaaataaaaagaatttgaatcaAAATGTGACGATAACAAGTGGTTGTTGGATTCGGTGAAACATGTCAAAAATCCCACCTCATAGCTCACAGCCAGAGTTAGTACAAATGAATATGGTGACGCTCACATCCAAAAACCCATGTGCACTTCGAAGCGAATTGTGAGAGAGGCGTACCTCTTGCTCGGTGCCCCACTACGGACAACTGCAAAGAGGCTCCTATAGAATTTCTgggaatgcctccgagacattacaTATCCAGTGCATATGGTCGAGGAGACATCGGCATGCCTCAACAAAACTACGTTTCAGTCGTTTATAAAGACACAGTCATCCTAGATGCTCGCCTGGATGCAGAGATGCAGAAAACTACACAATTACatggaaatatgaaaagaagcaTGCATTGTAAGGGCTGCTGAAACTACTCAAAGAATCAAATAGGGCAATAAACAGAACAACTGCCAATTGCGAACCCATGTACagtacattttaaaaacaatgCACTCAATATTACATGACTCAATAAACAATGCACATATTAAGTTGTGGGTTGTTTCACTTGGAGTGAAGGAGTGAGGAAGAGCATCTTGTCTGGATATCATCCCCAGGGTGTTTAGATGTCTATTAATATGAACTCAATTTCCTTGTTGAGATCAGGTACAGAACGTCTCAAGCACCTAGTAGCCATCCATATGATGAGCTCTTTATAACTTTTTCAGTTCCTTATTTATTCCCCTATTTTAAAACTGTCAGCATCGTTAATAAATTCCATTTGGGACCACctaggctacaaaaaaaacttggaacaTACAGGATATTGATTATTCTCACCTCCGTTactttgaagagaaatattaTGACGTGAGGTGACTTCAAGTTTTTAACCGCatcagaagcaagagaaatccgcACGTAAAACATGTGCAGAAGATGCATCTTAATTCTTCGACGTAGGCATGTGAAGTGTCTCGTTGAAAACACAAACATTCCAGCAAGTTTCTTGTCAGAAAATTCCAATCTGGGTCTGATTTTTCGAAACAGTTCGTTAGCTCGTAACATATATCTTAGCATTCTTGAAAAACTTCCGTTTCAAGAGGACCCTTTTCAATGCAACGCAGCGCATGATCACTGGTTGGTAAGTAGGGTCAGCTATATGGGCGGCGACAGCGGCAAACCACCTTAGAATATACCCTGCCGCTGATTGCTCCGTCAAGCCATGATCGAAGTCATACTTGAAAATCTATTGGAACTTCTTTACCCCCCACCCCCATCCTGGCTATAGCGCGCACATTTTCTACCAACGCCAAACATTAACTGACATTTGTTCTTTAAACTTCCCTTTTATTAGATGTTTTGTCAGTGATGATAGTTTCTGTTAAAGGTGCACAACTGATATTCGCCAACAGACATCAGGCTTAATCGATGTCTTCGAGATATAATGGTACACCCAAGGCAGCATTGGAATGAAACGAAGTATTCATCTGTATGACTTAAATAGAACTTATTAGTCATTGAACTGTTGAGTTCCCTTTGTATACATGCGTACATTGTTTCGATGAAGATTCGTTGTGCCTATTGTGTTGCACAAAGTGACACAAGGCCGCCGGTCATTACATAGTCCCGATTCATTAGATAGGCTACATACGCGTCCATAAATTcgagacgattctgaattgaaatcgaaAGCGCTGGCAATTTCTGAAGTGATCGACCAACACCAAACACTTAATCTTCTACCTCTTTCAACCAATTGTGTGTTTGAAagagcaaacaaaaacaaaaagcaattAAAATATAGTTTATATTCTTAACGTACAATCTATACATAATATAAAACAACGCCGCGAGCGTTCTCTCTAGGTACAGAAAACGTACAACAACGCAACTAGAACGAAGCTACAACTCTGGCAATTAAATAAAGACTCTTTATAAGCACAGATGCTACACCGTAGTAATTTTTTGCTGGAGTACTTAGTAAACAAGCAGAACAATGGATATACCAAATTAAGGAGCTTAGAGAGCTATGTGACGTAACTTAGCGATTTCAACAGACGCTCGCGAATTCTTGATGTGAAGCACACATAGCTTGAATCATAATACGGAAAGGTAGATACATTCCGTAGGCACAAATGGAGGCTAGTCGTGTAGTTGGTGAGCTGTGAAAGTTAGTAGCAGACTTCTCAATGTTCTAAGATGCGCAGATTGCCAGAAACTATCTTGTTCTCTAAAATGGATCCAGGAGGGATGTCGATCCTGTCACCGTGATTTGCAATTATGATCACTGTGCCCTGCAAGAACGACTTCGTATGTGCTAAAGGGGAACTGGAACAGACGATTAAGCAAACTAGATATATTAACACCAGTAGGGACCATGGAATTACCGACGCAAACGGTCGGGTTCACCTGTCTCAAGCGCTGGTAACATTGTATGTACTTGTCTCCAACCACAGCAGGAtagctaattcttcgacagaagaggGAAAAGACGCGATTCCGcgtctttttcatcttttttttataactggcctcaatttgatctttattatgaGATCTAAACATTAGTAGATTTGTGAACGAGCTCTACCAattgaatgtaattagaacTTTCAAGATCTATTAAGGaagtactttttgaaaaaattacctgtgAGTAAACATTCACAGGggtgagtccgagataattgcgccccaaggatatatgatttttgacgtgaatatatttttcgaaaagtgaaattataGTTAcatatattcgtaatctacataacATTACAAACAAATTAATATCTCTCACAGCGCTCACAGCTATAATTCCATGACTCTGAAGATTTCctaaatttgactaaagtgacatgtttCAACTCCACGAACGACCGACATCACCAgctcaaaattattttcttacaaaatctgcaagaaaactatttgttgtaggaCGGCTTAGTCTCTTGATTTTCCAGCTCAACAGGattctctaattttttgcAGCTGCAGTTACAACCTAgatattttgcatttcttatTCACTTCTTACTACTCATTATCAGAATCTTCAATTTCAAGGTTTtataaaaagaacattcttctctgcagttgttctattcttttcaaatgtagtaatcaATGTGGTAACACAGGCGCAGCTCGATGCGTGACCTAAGGTATCTGATGGGTCAGCTTCCTGGATGACAATAACCTTCCATAGAGGCTGAAGtagtttgtgatgaaaattttaaaaatacagatttttttcaaatcgacACCATTCAATAGATATCCTCCTCCTGAAATAACATATccacttgatatttgaaggaattcccaataaataaaaaaaaagctttttgtcaaaacagatgaaaagttctatattattctatattaaACCTAATTTGTTAGCGAACTACAAACTGCTAAAAATCAGAGTAaggaatggaaaatattgaggTTGTTACTTCAGGTgccgaaaacagaaaatgttgagctggaaaaagaaaagcaaagccgtcttacaacaaataattttcttgcagattttgtaagaaaataattttcaagcCGGTAATGTCGGTTGTTCCTGGAGTTGAAACACgtcactttagtcaaatttaagaaaaCTTCGGAGTCATGGAATTATAGCTATGAGAGCTGTGAGAGATATTTATCTGTTTGCAATGCtctgtagattatgaatatttaaatataattttactttacgaaaaatatattttacgTCAGAAATCATATATCCCTagggcgcaattatctcggactcagcaCTGTGAATGTTTACtcgcaggtaattttttcaaaaagtgcttCCTTAATAGATCTTGAAAGTTTTAATTACATTCAATTGTTAGAGTTCGCTCACGAATCTACTGATGATTAGAACTTATAgtaaagatcaaattgaggccagttatgaaaaaaagatgaaaaagacgCGGAATCGCGTCTTTtccgtcttctgtcgaagaattaacgatgctgtatttttctttcaatattcCTAGATTGCACAAAAAACACCCGAAATGTATAAAAAAGACCTTAAGTGTTACATCCTTCCCAAACCACACATCTCCAGAAACTGTGAGGTGATCTAATTCTAGTAAATCCGGGATACCTTGGAAACGTTTTAAGAAGTCCGAGACCTAAAAACGGCATTTTCCAGACGTAGCTGAATACAggaattcaaggaaaaaaaacgcgcaAAAGAATTGAGAACAAACTTTATCAAAACTTGATCCTAGCTTGACAAGTGGAGTCGTTGGAAACGACCTATGTTCTGACAGTGTAAGGCTACCATGATCGATATCGTACAAATTCGACATGAGCAACAGTAGATCTGAGCACTTCTTTACCGGCAGAAAACGTGATCGCGGAACGTTAATTCCTGAAAACAAATAAGCTGAAGTTGAGCTGAACGCTTGGAGTAAAAACGGAGCATATAAAGATTCAATAGCAGTATTTAGCACCAGTAAAGAAGTGCTCACCACATGCCCCTCGGAAGTTTTTAATAGCGGCACCAGCGGCAGTCTCTAGTTGGATAATGTCAAGTCCACGATCGAGGTGTTTCGGATTTACTATGACCTCCATTTCGAGTTCGTTGTTCTCCACGACTCTTTTAATGGCTGATAGCTTCGCCCACAAATTATTGGTATTGAAAATCCTGGAAACATAACGAGTAACAAAAACAGGGAACGTTGCTACCTTGGTTGTGATGTTTTTACCATTCGGGATGTTTTTAGATATAAAACTTCGGAATACAAGCAAATAACTACCGGAATTTGCTGATGGACTTGAATTCGTCCACATAGTCCTTAGGGACCTGTGCAATCTCAAGGAGCATAAGTTTATTCTCGTACTGAATGAGGGTACCTCCCTTAACATCTGCTCTGGTCTTATTAGTGACCTAAACAAAACccaaatatacaaaaaatttttgtctgatctttaatttgtttaaaatcagcataccacgaacgTAGTGAGGCTgaaaaagctggagatggagT
This window of the Necator americanus strain Aroian chromosome III, whole genome shotgun sequence genome carries:
- a CDS encoding hypothetical protein (NECATOR_CHRIII.G11371.T1), translated to MGYSTTTTMSFNKFLEKVEGAPVDKISKIFGIQWNTETDQLILSMPKSPEINTTWTKRKVLKHVASIYDPLGWVSPSTLIAIAKAFVQKLWKIQFSWDTVLPPELSQEWTIQKIRFPRKIAHTSTYDTKYDLHISTDASKTAYCAVAYIVSHQNNHHPEIAFPMAKSHIIITISNNTNNITPRISLIIIRAKFAGFLLSQLHIINQQSYILSDRKVALMCAKCEKSLPVFIRNRVKSIKTNAPSATLHYIPGDQTRQVFAGPAFLRDSEEKWPEDTSHLTTTDDDEQEEVSSHQKLRLHTYYCFKKNDSTPGRDFSTL